Proteins from one Triticum aestivum cultivar Chinese Spring chromosome 7A, IWGSC CS RefSeq v2.1, whole genome shotgun sequence genomic window:
- the LOC123154134 gene encoding uncharacterized protein has translation MPPSENRLRDWAGLGDGLAGTIADRVLAHDVADYLRFRAACGPWRRCCADPRAHGGLDRRFHPRRWLMLREPRERIDAPNRRRFLNSSTGECIQVHLPELHNQEVLALTAEGLLVVLDWPRSTKVHLLNPLTRHLTQLPPLTALVSHQGNDGLLFTAAFDTHFPAWGSGVLSDDSTVVLSFNRLNMLGMAKPGDDHWTVLNFHNLLRTASSMIAGRFYCATIDGVMVLEDQPPRLELAAKLPMPVSPMADTLHLMDSAGELTLVHRRFSRHHDNNNAAKRRYDVYRLDLGAGTLCRANSFGGGGHALFIGMYCSLSVPIKAFPSGAIRGDTVYLSFDIAERNRTEGYRLADRSAISSDSLSSHSALQPHNLVDCLSLCSTGRIWCHFEKHLVSHCRR, from the coding sequence ATGCCTCCCTCTGAAAATAGGCTGAGGGACTGGGCTGGTCTCGGGGACGGGCTGGCGGGGACGATCGCCGACCGCGTCCTCGCCCACGACGTCGCCGACTACCTCCGCTTCCGCGCCGCGTGCGGCCCGTGGCGGCGGTGCTGCGCGGACCCGCGCGCGCACGGCGGCCTCGACCGCCGGTTCCACCCCCGGCGGTGGCTCATGCTCCGGGAACCCCGGGAGCGAATCGACGCCCCCAACCGCCGCCGCTTCCTCAACTCCTCCACCGGCGAGTGCATCCAGGTGCACCTCCCGGAGCTCCACAACCAGGAGGTGCTCGCCCTCACCGCCGAGGGCCTGCTCGTCGTGCTCGACTGGCCGCGGAGCACCAAGGTGCACCTGCTCAACCCGCTGACGCGCCATCTCACCCAGCTCCCGCCGCTCACCGCGCTGGTGTCCCATCAGGGGAACGACGGCCTCCTTTTCACCGCCGCTTTCGACACCCACTTTCCGGCCTGGGGCTCCGGCGTTCTCAGCGATGATTCCACGGTGGTGCTCTCCTTCAACAGGCTCAACATGCTCGGCATGGCAAAGCCCGGCGATGACCACTGGACGGTGTTGAACTTCCACAATCTGCTGCGAACGGCTTCCTCGATGATCGCAGGACGGTTCTACTGTGCCACCATTGACGGCGTCATGGTGCTGGAGGATCAGCCGCCACGCCTGGAGCTGGCTGCCAAGCTGCCTATGCCGGTTTCCCCGATGGCAGACACTCTGCACCTGATGGACAGTGCCGGAGAGCTGACGCTGGTGCACCGTAGGTTCTCGCGACACCATGACAACAATAACGCGGCCAAGAGGAGGTACGACGTGTATCGACTGGATCTGGGCGCCGGGACTTTGTGCCGAGCCAACAGCTTCGGCGGCGGGGGACATGCCTTGTTCATCGGCATGTACTGCTCTCTCTCGGTGCCTATCAAGGCCTTCCCTTCTGGCGCCATTAGAGGCGACACCGTCTACCTGAGCTTCGACATTGCAGAGAGGAACCGAACTGAGGGCTACCGTCTTGCAGACAGAAGCGCCATTAGCAGCGATAGCCTGAGCTCCCACTCGGCGCTGCAGCCGCATAATCTTGTCGACTGTCTCTCCTTGTGCAGCACTGGTCGGATCTGGTGTCACTTCGAAAAACATCTTGTCAGTCATTGTAGACGATAG
- the LOC123148885 gene encoding F-box protein At5g06550 codes for MPSAFHSLRPSLIKRKHKHKSTRRGGKRPKKTGESTSPAAGGEDASFDLKGSASASTAAGRGGGGSLVQPLGNLLLAAAGRTNLRDASLGGLRQLPDDLLLDVLGLLPARDLAALSAASKALYVISSHDPLWRAIVLDELGGDFAFAGSWRATYIAAVSGRPHRPPRALEISGFYSDYLFQSWLCANMEMRAEWLERDTIDRRRGLSVEKFIAEHEEPNWPVLLEGCLDSWPALQKWTREYLLEVSAGKEFAVGPVSMPLDRYFQYTDNAEEERPLYLFDAKFADKVPEMGRDYEVPAYFQEDLFKVLGEERPDYRWVIIGPAGSGSSFHVDPNSTSAWNAVIKGAKKWVMFPPEVPPPGVHPSSDGAEVTSPVSIMEWFMNFYGACRTWEKRPIECVCRAGEIVFVPNGWWHLVINLEESIAITQNYVSRRNLLNVIDFLKRPNASELVSGTKDRVNLHDKFRKAIDTAYPGTISQLEVEAQQKAAARKKKVAFWDSAVDANTGGFKFSF; via the exons ATGCCCAGCGCGTTCCACTCCCTCCGCCCCTCGCTCATCAAGCGGAAGCACAAGCACAAATCCACGCGCCGCGGCGGGAAGCGCCCCAAGAAGACCGGCGAGTCGACGAGCCCCGCCGCCGGAGGCGAAGACGCCTCCTTTGACCTGAAGGGCTCCGCCTCCGCGTCCACCGCGGCTGGGCGCGGCGGAGGAGGCAGCCTCGTCCAGCCGCTCGGGAacctcctcctcgcggccgccgGGCGCACCAACCTCCGGGACGCGAGCCTCGGCGGGCTTCGCCagctccccgacgacctcctcctcgACGTCCTCGGCCTCCTGCCCGCCCGCGACCTCGCCGCGCTCTCCGCGGCCTCCAAGGCGCTCTACGTCATCTCCTCCCACGATCCGCTCTGGCGGGCCATCGTCCTGGACGAGCTCGGCGGCGACTTCGCCTTCGCCGGCTCCTGGCGCGCCACCTACATCGCCGCCGTGTCTGGCCGCCCCCATCGCCCCCCGCGGGCCCTTGAGATCAGCGGCTTCTACTCGGACTACCTCTTCCAGAGCTGGCTGTGCGCCAACATGGAGATGCGGGCCGAGTGGCTCGAGCGAGACACCATTGACCGCCGCCGCGGCTTATCGGTGGAGAAATTCATCGCAGAGCACGAGGAGCCGAACTGGCCGGTGCTGCTTGAGGGGTGCCTTGATTCCTGGCCGGCGCTGCAGAAATGGACGAGGGAGTATCTGCTGGAAGTCTCAGCCGGCAAGGAGTTCGCCGTCGGTCCGGTGAGCATGCCACTGGACAGGTACTTCCAGTACACCGACAATGCGGAGGAGGAGAGGCCATTGTACCTCTTCGACGCGAAATTCGCCGACAAGGTTCCGGAGATGGGGAGGGACTATGAGGTGCCGGCGTACTTCCAGGAGGACCTGTTCAAGGTGCTCGGGGAGGAGAGGCCGGATTACAGGTGGGTCATCATCGGTCCGGCTGGATCAGGGTCATCGTTCCATGTAGATCCTAACTCGACATCGGCGTGGAATGCTGTGATCAAAGGGGCCAAGAAGTGGGTGATGTTCCCGCCGGAGGTGCCGCCACCAGGGGTGCACCCAAGTTCGGATGGGGCAGAGGTCACTAGCCCTGTGTCTATCATGGAGTGGTTCATGAACTTCTACGGAGCCTGTAGGACCTGGGAGAAGAGGCCGATTGAGTGTGTGTGCCGGGCTGGGGAGATTGTGTTTGTGCCTAATGGGTGGTGGCACCTGGTTATCAATCTTGAGGAGTCCATTGCCATCACTCAGAACTATGTGAGCAG GAGGAACCTGTTGAATGTTATTGACTTTCTCAAGAGGCCCAATGCAAGCGAGCTTGTGTCAGGGACCAAGGACAGGGTGAACCTGCACGACAAGTTCCGGAAGGCCATTGACACAGCTTACCCTGGGACGATTAGTCAGCTTGAAGTTGAAGCTCAGCAGAAGGCTGCTGCTCGGAAGAAGAAAGTCGCATTCTGGGATTCTGCTGTTGACGCTAACACTGGAGGATTCAAGTTCTCCTTTTGA